From a single Larus michahellis chromosome 18, bLarMic1.1, whole genome shotgun sequence genomic region:
- the COASY gene encoding bifunctional coenzyme A synthase isoform X1 translates to MAPFASGLLVLTAPLPVLPRRAAAALAAAAGVVAGPLYVHLQPGLRLAAPAPLPAAPPAGPALLRALAALYGAAAAQRGLDLRVLLGPGRRLARPPRVLLASAAEAPGPPGPVQLGLQHLAAAAYGCPPRLPALLLGGPGDAPDGEPPEEPGDPEEALPDFSDVAVGGTFDRLHGAHRLLLSACCLLARHRLLAGVADGDLLRHKVLAELIEPYEVRAAKLREFLEDVKPSLRYDIVPLADPYGPSITDPDLQCLVVSEETRRGGEAVNKKRLENGLPELALYEILLMKDPDHSQNEEEKISSSSLRQRLLGTLLRPPRQDPMLPSCPYVIGLTGGTGSGKTSIAKLLGQLGAFLIDADKLGHAVYVPGGPAYERVVAAFGAEIVNEDGTINRKVLGAKVFGNQERLKSLTDIVWPEMARMVKEQIREADAQGRPDSMRVSGRAGMDAKEQSRLPGNEEWPRSAGKAVCVLDAAVLLEAGWQDMVHEVWTAVIPEEEAVKRIMARDGLSEEVARGRLRSQMTNSQRVEQSQVVLCTLWEPDVTRKQVEKAWDLLQQRLSPDRGP, encoded by the exons ATGGCGCCCTTCGCTTCGGGGCTGCTGGTGCTGACGGCGCCTCTGCCCGTCCtgccccggcgggcggcggcggcgctggcggcggcggcgggggtggtGGCGGGGCCGCTGTACGTGCACCTGCAGCCGGGGCTGCGCCTGgccgcccccgcgccgctccccgccgcgccgcccgccggccccgcgctgcTCCGCGCCCTGGCAGCGCTCtacggggcggcggcggcgcagcggGGCCTGGACCTGCGCGTCCTGCTgggccccggccgccgcctggcccgcccgccccgcgtcCTGCTGGCCTCGGCCGCCGAggcgccggggccgccggggccggtcCAGCTGGGCCTGCAGCACCTGGCCGCCGCCGCCTACGGCTGCccgccgcgcctgcccgcccTGCTGCTGGGCGGCCCCGGGGACGCCCCCGACGGCGAACCCCCGGAGGAGCCTGGGGACCCCGAGGAAGCGCTTCCCGACTTCTCCGACGTGGCGGTCGGCGGCACCTTCGACCGCCTCCACGGCGCCCACCGGCTCCTGCTCAGCGCCTGCTGCCTCTTGGCCCGGCACCGGCTCTTGGCCGGGGTGGCCGACGGCGACCTGCTGCGCC ACAAGGTCCTGGCGGAGCTGATCGAGCCGTACGAGGTGCGAGCGGCGAAGCTGCGCGAGTTCCTGGAGGACGTGAAGCCCTCGCTGCGTTACGACATCGTGCCTCTGGCCGACCCCTACGGCCCCTCGATCACGGACCCCGACCTGCAGTGCTTGGTGGTCAGCGAGGAGACCCGCAGGGGAGGGGAGGCCGTGAACAAGAAGAGACTCGAAAAC GGGCTCCCCGAGCTGGCTCTCTACGAGATCCTGTTGATGAAGGACCCCGACCACAGTCAGAACGAGGAGGAGAAGATCAGCTCCTCCAGCCTCCGGCAGAGGCTGCTGGGGACGTTGCTGCGGCCCCCGCGG CAAGACCCGATGTTGCCTTCGTGCCCGTACGTGATCGGCCTGACTGGAGGAACCGGGAGTGGGAAAACCTCCATTGCCAaactcctggggcagctgggagcaTTCCTCATCGACGCCGACAAGCTGGGCCACGCTGTCTACGTCCCTGGTGGCCCTGCCTACGAGCGGGTGGTGGCGGCCTTTGGGGCAG AAATCGTGAATGAAGACGGGACGATTAACAGGAAAGTCCTCGGGGCCAAAGTGTTTGGAAACCAG GAGCGGCTGAAGAGTCTCACGGACATCGTGTGGCCTGAGATGGCACGGATGGTCAAGGAGCAGATCAGGGAGGCAGATGCTCAAG GAAGGCCTGACTCTATGCGCGTAAGTGGACGGGCTGGGATGGACGCCAAGGAGCAGTCGCGATTGCCAGGTAATGAGGAATGGCCTCGTTCCGCAGGGAAGGCCGTGTGTGTGCTGGACGCTGCCGTGCTGCTGGAGGCTGGCTGGCAAGACATGGTCCACGAGGTGTGGACGGCCGTCATCCCCGAGGAGGAG GCGGTGAAGCGCATCATGGCCAGGGATGGGCTGAGCGAGGAGGTGGCTCGCGGCCGGCTGCGGAGCCAGATGACCAACAGCCAACGAGTGGAGCAGTCGCAGGTGGTGCTGTGCACGCTCTGGGAGCCGGACGTCACCCGCAAGCAG GTGGAGAAGGCCTGGGACCTCCTGCAGCAGCGCCTGAGCCCGGACCGTGGCCCATGA
- the COASY gene encoding bifunctional coenzyme A synthase isoform X3, protein MAPFASGLLVLTAPLPVLPRRAAAALAAAAGVVAGPLYVHLQPGLRLAAPAPLPAAPPAGPALLRALAALYGAAAAQRGLDLRVLLGPGRRLARPPRVLLASAAEAPGPPGPVQLGLQHLAAAAYGCPPRLPALLLGGPGDAPDGEPPEEPGDPEEALPDFSDVAVGGTFDRLHGAHRLLLSACCLLARHRLLAGVADGDLLRHKVLAELIEPYEVRAAKLREFLEDVKPSLRYDIVPLADPYGPSITDPDLQCLVVSEETRRGGEAVNKKRLENQDPMLPSCPYVIGLTGGTGSGKTSIAKLLGQLGAFLIDADKLGHAVYVPGGPAYERVVAAFGAEIVNEDGTINRKVLGAKVFGNQERLKSLTDIVWPEMARMVKEQIREADAQGRPDSMRVSGRAGMDAKEQSRLPGNEEWPRSAGKAVCVLDAAVLLEAGWQDMVHEVWTAVIPEEEAVKRIMARDGLSEEVARGRLRSQMTNSQRVEQSQVVLCTLWEPDVTRKQVEKAWDLLQQRLSPDRGP, encoded by the exons ATGGCGCCCTTCGCTTCGGGGCTGCTGGTGCTGACGGCGCCTCTGCCCGTCCtgccccggcgggcggcggcggcgctggcggcggcggcgggggtggtGGCGGGGCCGCTGTACGTGCACCTGCAGCCGGGGCTGCGCCTGgccgcccccgcgccgctccccgccgcgccgcccgccggccccgcgctgcTCCGCGCCCTGGCAGCGCTCtacggggcggcggcggcgcagcggGGCCTGGACCTGCGCGTCCTGCTgggccccggccgccgcctggcccgcccgccccgcgtcCTGCTGGCCTCGGCCGCCGAggcgccggggccgccggggccggtcCAGCTGGGCCTGCAGCACCTGGCCGCCGCCGCCTACGGCTGCccgccgcgcctgcccgcccTGCTGCTGGGCGGCCCCGGGGACGCCCCCGACGGCGAACCCCCGGAGGAGCCTGGGGACCCCGAGGAAGCGCTTCCCGACTTCTCCGACGTGGCGGTCGGCGGCACCTTCGACCGCCTCCACGGCGCCCACCGGCTCCTGCTCAGCGCCTGCTGCCTCTTGGCCCGGCACCGGCTCTTGGCCGGGGTGGCCGACGGCGACCTGCTGCGCC ACAAGGTCCTGGCGGAGCTGATCGAGCCGTACGAGGTGCGAGCGGCGAAGCTGCGCGAGTTCCTGGAGGACGTGAAGCCCTCGCTGCGTTACGACATCGTGCCTCTGGCCGACCCCTACGGCCCCTCGATCACGGACCCCGACCTGCAGTGCTTGGTGGTCAGCGAGGAGACCCGCAGGGGAGGGGAGGCCGTGAACAAGAAGAGACTCGAAAAC CAAGACCCGATGTTGCCTTCGTGCCCGTACGTGATCGGCCTGACTGGAGGAACCGGGAGTGGGAAAACCTCCATTGCCAaactcctggggcagctgggagcaTTCCTCATCGACGCCGACAAGCTGGGCCACGCTGTCTACGTCCCTGGTGGCCCTGCCTACGAGCGGGTGGTGGCGGCCTTTGGGGCAG AAATCGTGAATGAAGACGGGACGATTAACAGGAAAGTCCTCGGGGCCAAAGTGTTTGGAAACCAG GAGCGGCTGAAGAGTCTCACGGACATCGTGTGGCCTGAGATGGCACGGATGGTCAAGGAGCAGATCAGGGAGGCAGATGCTCAAG GAAGGCCTGACTCTATGCGCGTAAGTGGACGGGCTGGGATGGACGCCAAGGAGCAGTCGCGATTGCCAGGTAATGAGGAATGGCCTCGTTCCGCAGGGAAGGCCGTGTGTGTGCTGGACGCTGCCGTGCTGCTGGAGGCTGGCTGGCAAGACATGGTCCACGAGGTGTGGACGGCCGTCATCCCCGAGGAGGAG GCGGTGAAGCGCATCATGGCCAGGGATGGGCTGAGCGAGGAGGTGGCTCGCGGCCGGCTGCGGAGCCAGATGACCAACAGCCAACGAGTGGAGCAGTCGCAGGTGGTGCTGTGCACGCTCTGGGAGCCGGACGTCACCCGCAAGCAG GTGGAGAAGGCCTGGGACCTCCTGCAGCAGCGCCTGAGCCCGGACCGTGGCCCATGA
- the COASY gene encoding bifunctional coenzyme A synthase isoform X4: MAPFASGLLVLTAPLPVLPRRAAAALAAAAGVVAGPLYVHLQPGLRLAAPAPLPAAPPAGPALLRALAALYGAAAAQRGLDLRVLLGPGRRLARPPRVLLASAAEAPGPPGPVQLGLQHLAAAAYGCPPRLPALLLGGPGDAPDGEPPEEPGDPEEALPDFSDVAVGGTFDRLHGAHRLLLSACCLLARHRLLAGVADGDLLRHKVLAELIEPYEVRAAKLREFLEDVKPSLRYDIVPLADPYGPSITDPDLQCLVVSEETRRGGEAVNKKRLENQDPMLPSCPYVIGLTGGTGSGKTSIAKLLGQLGAFLIDADKLGHAVYVPGGPAYERVVAAFGAEIVNEDGTINRKVLGAKVFGNQERLKSLTDIVWPEMARMVKEQIREADAQGKAVCVLDAAVLLEAGWQDMVHEVWTAVIPEEEAVKRIMARDGLSEEVARGRLRSQMTNSQRVEQSQVVLCTLWEPDVTRKQVEKAWDLLQQRLSPDRGP; this comes from the exons ATGGCGCCCTTCGCTTCGGGGCTGCTGGTGCTGACGGCGCCTCTGCCCGTCCtgccccggcgggcggcggcggcgctggcggcggcggcgggggtggtGGCGGGGCCGCTGTACGTGCACCTGCAGCCGGGGCTGCGCCTGgccgcccccgcgccgctccccgccgcgccgcccgccggccccgcgctgcTCCGCGCCCTGGCAGCGCTCtacggggcggcggcggcgcagcggGGCCTGGACCTGCGCGTCCTGCTgggccccggccgccgcctggcccgcccgccccgcgtcCTGCTGGCCTCGGCCGCCGAggcgccggggccgccggggccggtcCAGCTGGGCCTGCAGCACCTGGCCGCCGCCGCCTACGGCTGCccgccgcgcctgcccgcccTGCTGCTGGGCGGCCCCGGGGACGCCCCCGACGGCGAACCCCCGGAGGAGCCTGGGGACCCCGAGGAAGCGCTTCCCGACTTCTCCGACGTGGCGGTCGGCGGCACCTTCGACCGCCTCCACGGCGCCCACCGGCTCCTGCTCAGCGCCTGCTGCCTCTTGGCCCGGCACCGGCTCTTGGCCGGGGTGGCCGACGGCGACCTGCTGCGCC ACAAGGTCCTGGCGGAGCTGATCGAGCCGTACGAGGTGCGAGCGGCGAAGCTGCGCGAGTTCCTGGAGGACGTGAAGCCCTCGCTGCGTTACGACATCGTGCCTCTGGCCGACCCCTACGGCCCCTCGATCACGGACCCCGACCTGCAGTGCTTGGTGGTCAGCGAGGAGACCCGCAGGGGAGGGGAGGCCGTGAACAAGAAGAGACTCGAAAAC CAAGACCCGATGTTGCCTTCGTGCCCGTACGTGATCGGCCTGACTGGAGGAACCGGGAGTGGGAAAACCTCCATTGCCAaactcctggggcagctgggagcaTTCCTCATCGACGCCGACAAGCTGGGCCACGCTGTCTACGTCCCTGGTGGCCCTGCCTACGAGCGGGTGGTGGCGGCCTTTGGGGCAG AAATCGTGAATGAAGACGGGACGATTAACAGGAAAGTCCTCGGGGCCAAAGTGTTTGGAAACCAG GAGCGGCTGAAGAGTCTCACGGACATCGTGTGGCCTGAGATGGCACGGATGGTCAAGGAGCAGATCAGGGAGGCAGATGCTCAAG GGAAGGCCGTGTGTGTGCTGGACGCTGCCGTGCTGCTGGAGGCTGGCTGGCAAGACATGGTCCACGAGGTGTGGACGGCCGTCATCCCCGAGGAGGAG GCGGTGAAGCGCATCATGGCCAGGGATGGGCTGAGCGAGGAGGTGGCTCGCGGCCGGCTGCGGAGCCAGATGACCAACAGCCAACGAGTGGAGCAGTCGCAGGTGGTGCTGTGCACGCTCTGGGAGCCGGACGTCACCCGCAAGCAG GTGGAGAAGGCCTGGGACCTCCTGCAGCAGCGCCTGAGCCCGGACCGTGGCCCATGA
- the COASY gene encoding bifunctional coenzyme A synthase isoform X2: MAPFASGLLVLTAPLPVLPRRAAAALAAAAGVVAGPLYVHLQPGLRLAAPAPLPAAPPAGPALLRALAALYGAAAAQRGLDLRVLLGPGRRLARPPRVLLASAAEAPGPPGPVQLGLQHLAAAAYGCPPRLPALLLGGPGDAPDGEPPEEPGDPEEALPDFSDVAVGGTFDRLHGAHRLLLSACCLLARHRLLAGVADGDLLRHKVLAELIEPYEVRAAKLREFLEDVKPSLRYDIVPLADPYGPSITDPDLQCLVVSEETRRGGEAVNKKRLENGLPELALYEILLMKDPDHSQNEEEKISSSSLRQRLLGTLLRPPRQDPMLPSCPYVIGLTGGTGSGKTSIAKLLGQLGAFLIDADKLGHAVYVPGGPAYERVVAAFGAEIVNEDGTINRKVLGAKVFGNQERLKSLTDIVWPEMARMVKEQIREADAQGKAVCVLDAAVLLEAGWQDMVHEVWTAVIPEEEAVKRIMARDGLSEEVARGRLRSQMTNSQRVEQSQVVLCTLWEPDVTRKQVEKAWDLLQQRLSPDRGP; this comes from the exons ATGGCGCCCTTCGCTTCGGGGCTGCTGGTGCTGACGGCGCCTCTGCCCGTCCtgccccggcgggcggcggcggcgctggcggcggcggcgggggtggtGGCGGGGCCGCTGTACGTGCACCTGCAGCCGGGGCTGCGCCTGgccgcccccgcgccgctccccgccgcgccgcccgccggccccgcgctgcTCCGCGCCCTGGCAGCGCTCtacggggcggcggcggcgcagcggGGCCTGGACCTGCGCGTCCTGCTgggccccggccgccgcctggcccgcccgccccgcgtcCTGCTGGCCTCGGCCGCCGAggcgccggggccgccggggccggtcCAGCTGGGCCTGCAGCACCTGGCCGCCGCCGCCTACGGCTGCccgccgcgcctgcccgcccTGCTGCTGGGCGGCCCCGGGGACGCCCCCGACGGCGAACCCCCGGAGGAGCCTGGGGACCCCGAGGAAGCGCTTCCCGACTTCTCCGACGTGGCGGTCGGCGGCACCTTCGACCGCCTCCACGGCGCCCACCGGCTCCTGCTCAGCGCCTGCTGCCTCTTGGCCCGGCACCGGCTCTTGGCCGGGGTGGCCGACGGCGACCTGCTGCGCC ACAAGGTCCTGGCGGAGCTGATCGAGCCGTACGAGGTGCGAGCGGCGAAGCTGCGCGAGTTCCTGGAGGACGTGAAGCCCTCGCTGCGTTACGACATCGTGCCTCTGGCCGACCCCTACGGCCCCTCGATCACGGACCCCGACCTGCAGTGCTTGGTGGTCAGCGAGGAGACCCGCAGGGGAGGGGAGGCCGTGAACAAGAAGAGACTCGAAAAC GGGCTCCCCGAGCTGGCTCTCTACGAGATCCTGTTGATGAAGGACCCCGACCACAGTCAGAACGAGGAGGAGAAGATCAGCTCCTCCAGCCTCCGGCAGAGGCTGCTGGGGACGTTGCTGCGGCCCCCGCGG CAAGACCCGATGTTGCCTTCGTGCCCGTACGTGATCGGCCTGACTGGAGGAACCGGGAGTGGGAAAACCTCCATTGCCAaactcctggggcagctgggagcaTTCCTCATCGACGCCGACAAGCTGGGCCACGCTGTCTACGTCCCTGGTGGCCCTGCCTACGAGCGGGTGGTGGCGGCCTTTGGGGCAG AAATCGTGAATGAAGACGGGACGATTAACAGGAAAGTCCTCGGGGCCAAAGTGTTTGGAAACCAG GAGCGGCTGAAGAGTCTCACGGACATCGTGTGGCCTGAGATGGCACGGATGGTCAAGGAGCAGATCAGGGAGGCAGATGCTCAAG GGAAGGCCGTGTGTGTGCTGGACGCTGCCGTGCTGCTGGAGGCTGGCTGGCAAGACATGGTCCACGAGGTGTGGACGGCCGTCATCCCCGAGGAGGAG GCGGTGAAGCGCATCATGGCCAGGGATGGGCTGAGCGAGGAGGTGGCTCGCGGCCGGCTGCGGAGCCAGATGACCAACAGCCAACGAGTGGAGCAGTCGCAGGTGGTGCTGTGCACGCTCTGGGAGCCGGACGTCACCCGCAAGCAG GTGGAGAAGGCCTGGGACCTCCTGCAGCAGCGCCTGAGCCCGGACCGTGGCCCATGA
- the COASY gene encoding bifunctional coenzyme A synthase isoform X5 — protein MAPFASGLLVLTAPLPVLPRRAAAALAAAAGVVAGPLYVHLQPGLRLAAPAPLPAAPPAGPALLRALAALYGAAAAQRGLDLRVLLGPGRRLARPPRVLLASAAEAPGPPGPVQLGLQHLAAAAYGCPPRLPALLLGGPGDAPDGEPPEEPGDPEEALPDFSDVAVGGTFDRLHGAHRLLLSACCLLARHRLLAGVADGDLLRHKVLAELIEPYEVRAAKLREFLEDVKPSLRYDIVPLADPYGPSITDPDLQCLVVSEETRRGGEAVNKKRLENGLPELALYEILLMKDPDHSQNEEEKISSSSLRQRLLGTLLRPPRQDPMLPSCPYVIGLTGGTGSGKTSIAKLLGQLGAFLIDADKLGHAVYVPGGPAYERVVAAFGAEIVNEDGTINRKVLGAKVFGNQERLKSLTDIVWPEMARMVKEQIREADAQGRPDSMRGRPCVCWTLPCCWRLAGKTWSTRCGRPSSPRRRR, from the exons ATGGCGCCCTTCGCTTCGGGGCTGCTGGTGCTGACGGCGCCTCTGCCCGTCCtgccccggcgggcggcggcggcgctggcggcggcggcgggggtggtGGCGGGGCCGCTGTACGTGCACCTGCAGCCGGGGCTGCGCCTGgccgcccccgcgccgctccccgccgcgccgcccgccggccccgcgctgcTCCGCGCCCTGGCAGCGCTCtacggggcggcggcggcgcagcggGGCCTGGACCTGCGCGTCCTGCTgggccccggccgccgcctggcccgcccgccccgcgtcCTGCTGGCCTCGGCCGCCGAggcgccggggccgccggggccggtcCAGCTGGGCCTGCAGCACCTGGCCGCCGCCGCCTACGGCTGCccgccgcgcctgcccgcccTGCTGCTGGGCGGCCCCGGGGACGCCCCCGACGGCGAACCCCCGGAGGAGCCTGGGGACCCCGAGGAAGCGCTTCCCGACTTCTCCGACGTGGCGGTCGGCGGCACCTTCGACCGCCTCCACGGCGCCCACCGGCTCCTGCTCAGCGCCTGCTGCCTCTTGGCCCGGCACCGGCTCTTGGCCGGGGTGGCCGACGGCGACCTGCTGCGCC ACAAGGTCCTGGCGGAGCTGATCGAGCCGTACGAGGTGCGAGCGGCGAAGCTGCGCGAGTTCCTGGAGGACGTGAAGCCCTCGCTGCGTTACGACATCGTGCCTCTGGCCGACCCCTACGGCCCCTCGATCACGGACCCCGACCTGCAGTGCTTGGTGGTCAGCGAGGAGACCCGCAGGGGAGGGGAGGCCGTGAACAAGAAGAGACTCGAAAAC GGGCTCCCCGAGCTGGCTCTCTACGAGATCCTGTTGATGAAGGACCCCGACCACAGTCAGAACGAGGAGGAGAAGATCAGCTCCTCCAGCCTCCGGCAGAGGCTGCTGGGGACGTTGCTGCGGCCCCCGCGG CAAGACCCGATGTTGCCTTCGTGCCCGTACGTGATCGGCCTGACTGGAGGAACCGGGAGTGGGAAAACCTCCATTGCCAaactcctggggcagctgggagcaTTCCTCATCGACGCCGACAAGCTGGGCCACGCTGTCTACGTCCCTGGTGGCCCTGCCTACGAGCGGGTGGTGGCGGCCTTTGGGGCAG AAATCGTGAATGAAGACGGGACGATTAACAGGAAAGTCCTCGGGGCCAAAGTGTTTGGAAACCAG GAGCGGCTGAAGAGTCTCACGGACATCGTGTGGCCTGAGATGGCACGGATGGTCAAGGAGCAGATCAGGGAGGCAGATGCTCAAG GAAGGCCTGACTCTATGCGC GGAAGGCCGTGTGTGTGCTGGACGCTGCCGTGCTGCTGGAGGCTGGCTGGCAAGACATGGTCCACGAGGTGTGGACGGCCGTCATCCCCGAGGAGGAG GCGGTGA
- the MLX gene encoding max-like protein X, protein MAEPPGAAAEDSWAKVDAAYGDNGLDSALFMENARKGSIVSRANSIGSTSASSVPNTDDEDSDYHQEPYKESYKDRRRRAHTQAEQKRRDAIKKGYDDLQAIVPTCEQQDFSIGCQKLSKAIVLQKTIDYIQFLHKEKKKQEEEVSTLRKDVMALKIMKVNYEQIVKAHQDNPNEGKDQVSDEVKFNVFQGIMDSLFQSFNASISVTSFQELSACVFSWIEEHCKPQTLRDIVIGVLHQLKSQLY, encoded by the exons ATGGCGGAGCCTCCCGGCGCCGCGGCCGAGGACTCTTGGGCGAAG GTGGACGCAGCCTACGGCGACAATGGCCTGGACTCGG CGCTTTTCATGGAAAATGCGAGGAAAGGAAGCATTGTGTCCCGGGCCAACAGcatcggctccaccagcgcctcctctgtccccaatacag ACGATGAGGACAGCGATTATCACCAGGAGCCCTACAAGGAGTCGTACAAGGACCGGCGCAGGCGGGCACACACCCAGGCGGAGCAGAAGAGGCGAGATGCCATCAAG AAAGGCTACGATGACTTGCAGGCCATCGTTCCCACCTGTGAGCAGCAGGATTTCTCCATAGGCTGCCAGAAGCTGAGCAAGGCCATCGTCCTCCAGAAAA CCATTGACTACATCCAGTTCCTGCACAAGGAAAAGAAGAAGCAAGAGGAGGAAGTTTCTACCCTCAGGAAAGACGTGATGGCCTTGAAGATCATGAAAGT GAACTACGAGCAGATTGTGAAAGCTCATCAGGACAACCCGAACGAGGGGAAGGACCAGGTCTCTGACGAGGTGAAGTTCAATGTTTTCCAAGGCATCATGGATTCCCTGTTCCAGTCCTTTAACGCCTCCATCTCAGTGACGAGTTTTCAGGAGCTCTCGGCTTGTGTCTTCAGCTGGATTGAGGAGCACTGTAAGCCCCAG ACGCTGCGGGACATTGTCATCGGGGTCCTGCACCAACTGAAGAGCCAGCTCTACTGA
- the PSMC3IP gene encoding homologous-pairing protein 2 homolog isoform X1, which translates to MRCCRSPLLLQQTLGGAAAVLLRYLREQNRPYSAQDAFGNLQREHGFGKAAVVKALEQLAQQGRVREKAYGKQKIYFADQEQLPAASDAELRGLDGEITALSSKVQALQQSCRQMEAELKDLNSSMTTPEIAGEIEDLRKDCASYTEKLERIKSATNHVTPEEKEKVCSEQKLYCREWRRRKRMATELLEAILEGYPKSKKQFFEEVGIETDEDHNVTLPAAV; encoded by the exons ATGCGTTGCTGCCgctcccctctgctcctgcagcagacCTTGG GAGGCGCCGCCGCCGTCCTGCTGCGGTACCTGCGGGAGCAGAACCGGCCGTACAGCGCCCAGGACGCCTTCGGGAACCTGCAGCGGGAGCACGGGTTCGGCAAGgcg GCCGTGGTGAAGGCGTTGGAGCAGCTGGCGCAGCAGGGCCGCGTCCGTGAGAAGGCCTACGGGAAGCAGAAGATCTACTTCGCCGACCAG gAGCAGCTCCCGGCCGCCAGCGACGCCGAGCTCCGCGGCCTGGATGGGGAGATCACCGCGCTCTCCTCCAAGGTGCAGgcgctgcagcagagctgccggcAAATGGAGGCAG AGCTGAAGGACCTGAACAGCTCCATGACAACCCCTGAGATTGCTGGAGAGATTGAGGATCTGAGGAAGGACTGTGCGAGTTACACAGAGAAGCTGGAGAGGATTAAGTCTGCCACCAACCATGTGactccagaagaaaaagagaag GTCTGCAGCGAGCAGAAGCTGTACTGCAGGGAGTGGCGGAGGAGGAAGCGAATG GCGACCGAGCTGCTGGAGGCCATCCTGGAGGGGTACCCCAAAAGCAAGAAGCAGTTCTTC GAGGAGGTTGGGATCGAGACGGACGAGGACCATAATGTCACGCTGCCGGCGGCTGTGTGA
- the PSMC3IP gene encoding homologous-pairing protein 2 homolog isoform X2, with protein MSKSREGPAAGGGAAAVLLRYLREQNRPYSAQDAFGNLQREHGFGKAAVVKALEQLAQQGRVREKAYGKQKIYFADQEQLPAASDAELRGLDGEITALSSKVQALQQSCRQMEAELKDLNSSMTTPEIAGEIEDLRKDCASYTEKLERIKSATNHVTPEEKEKVCSEQKLYCREWRRRKRMATELLEAILEGYPKSKKQFFEEVGIETDEDHNVTLPAAV; from the exons ATGAGCAAAAGCCGggaggggccggcggcgggcg GAGGCGCCGCCGCCGTCCTGCTGCGGTACCTGCGGGAGCAGAACCGGCCGTACAGCGCCCAGGACGCCTTCGGGAACCTGCAGCGGGAGCACGGGTTCGGCAAGgcg GCCGTGGTGAAGGCGTTGGAGCAGCTGGCGCAGCAGGGCCGCGTCCGTGAGAAGGCCTACGGGAAGCAGAAGATCTACTTCGCCGACCAG gAGCAGCTCCCGGCCGCCAGCGACGCCGAGCTCCGCGGCCTGGATGGGGAGATCACCGCGCTCTCCTCCAAGGTGCAGgcgctgcagcagagctgccggcAAATGGAGGCAG AGCTGAAGGACCTGAACAGCTCCATGACAACCCCTGAGATTGCTGGAGAGATTGAGGATCTGAGGAAGGACTGTGCGAGTTACACAGAGAAGCTGGAGAGGATTAAGTCTGCCACCAACCATGTGactccagaagaaaaagagaag GTCTGCAGCGAGCAGAAGCTGTACTGCAGGGAGTGGCGGAGGAGGAAGCGAATG GCGACCGAGCTGCTGGAGGCCATCCTGGAGGGGTACCCCAAAAGCAAGAAGCAGTTCTTC GAGGAGGTTGGGATCGAGACGGACGAGGACCATAATGTCACGCTGCCGGCGGCTGTGTGA